ccattgagagtaattagaTAATATTATCTAGGGGTTTAGATGTCGAGCTATATGTTTGCTTTGCTATCATTTGAACTATCTATGTATGCTATGTGTGGTACTTAATTATGAGATTCTATCTATGAGACTATGAGTTGATGATGTATCTCATATATTGGCTGTTTACCTATCAACATAAGATTCATTGTTCACTATGGGTTGTCTTCAACATGGTTTAAATTGTGTCTTAACTACTCTCCCATTCGCATATATACAAAATGTGCATTGAATTATTGATAAGCATCTTATGCACACATTAAGGGGGagctcaatcaaaaattatatatgtgtTACATTGCAAAATATTTTTATTCGGTACTACATGTAtgattgtcatcaacaaacaaaaaaggggagattgaaagagcaatcatgcccttacataatattttgatgttgatgacaatatacatgtaggggactaactcTGTTTATCAAGTAATTCTCAGGTGTTAGCCCTCGGATGACACATGTATGTGGATCATGGACGTACGAGATTGATATCACTCAAGGAAGAAGGAAAATTAGATCAACGGTCCTTTTATTGGTTTTCTTGAGTATAGGGACCCCCGCACTATTAAGAGGAGATCGATAGGGTTAACAGAAGACTTGCTCAAGTCATTACATTTTCCCCTTAGATTTCCTTCCTTCCACATCTCCTAaatataccaaactcattttggacCACTGGTAGGATCAACTATCATCACATACACTCACTCTCTCACTTCTTCATGTGTCTCTAGCCTGGAggttgccggatgtccggggccctTACCGGAAATCCGACTCCCATCACAGTATGGAATAATTTGCTTATCCCtggctgccggatgtccgggccgccCCCGTAGCACCGGATGTCTGGGCAGCCAtatgacgccggatgtccgggtgctCCTCGGAAATCCGACCCATTAGTCCAGGAGCTTTGCTTCTCTAGGGTCTGCACGAGACGGATGTCTGGCCCTCatgtcggatgtccggggcctcaCTAATATGTTGAATGTCCGGGTCCACCCCGGAATGTCCGGCCCCTTTATTTTTCCTCTGGTCTTTATGTTTCTTACTTGGCCGTCTCACTGTGCCAAACGTCCAGCCtctcgccggatgtccggcctaacCCTGTCACTTACACTACAACGGCCATATTTGCTCCACCACTATATATAGTCTTCTTCCTCCACGGGATTAGGTTAAcacattcctctctctctctctctctctctctctctctctcatacaccaaatcttagatctcggagggatttgagagcatttgtgaGAAGTTGTCCattcaagtgatagatccactccttccccttcatctcaccaaaggaattcatgatttcagcaagtcttgagcatttccccatcgttcttgttcctcttggaggttggagactccaaGGCGGTAGGAGTTCTTCGGAGAGGAAtcaaccattgtgattaccccctaaaagtttgtgagggtttggagaccaccccaaggtctaccactagtggttgagaatcgccttcgtggtgatatctcaaagaGATAATAGGGTGAACCACGTGGCGTTGGTGttccttcgtggtaacatccacctctataaacggtgacgtagcttccctccaaggaagtgaacatcggcatacatcctcgtctctcggagttgcagttattcctaaccctagcttcctacttgtggttacttgtctcttagcttGTAATTACATTATATTGTGCTTGCTTGTTTAAATACTTGTTGTATTCACTCTCTTGCTTAGCACTAGTATCCcctttgcaattgttaggctcactctcatattccgcattagtgcctaaaattgttaagtaacaattaaaatttggaATTGTACCTATTcgccccctctaggtccatctcgatcctttcatccGGCTGTTGGCTGGGAGGAATATAACCTAGCTGTGGGAATCTGCAACAACTCGCATCACCAACTATCCTCTCCGACGTGTTACGTTGGTAAACGATCTAATTAAGATCCATATGTACTTGCATCTTCGTAGTGATCCTTTTTTTTGCGGGTCATCTTCATAGTGATCCTAGACTACTCGTAAGCGCGGATTTTTTTTCTACTATGTTTTCTAACACGGTAAAATTTGGTAAATCTTGTGAGCCATAGAGTCTCGTTTTATTGGGTTGACGAATCCCGGGACTTTTGATTTGCCATACAGTGAACGACATAACTATGTTTATGGATCAATAAAATTAGCATAGCAGTGTTCCGGATGCCCCATGAACATTATTTGTCTttgtttatttctcttttttttgccaTTTTTAATTTTTTATGTACATGTTTCAATATTGTTACTCTTTTATTTTCAAAATTTTATATCAAATTTTAAGAAAAGAACATGCTTTTTATACATGAACACATTTTTTCTAGAACATGAACAATGTTGTGTAAATATTTTGTTAGTCATATGCACATCTTACAAAAAATGTTTGGACCCTTTTAAAATTACAGAAATGTTTTTTCATTTTTGGCGTTGTTTTATAAAACAAACCACTTTATTCTAAAAAAATAAATtatgaaaaaaggagaaaaaagaaaaaaaaagaaaaggaaggaaaaggCAGGCCCATGGGCGACCCAAGCGGTGTTCATAAATAGCCCGCCCGCACGCCGGGGTCGTTCTTCCTGTTCCCTCCCCCTCTGTCAGTGATTTGCCTTCGCCAGGATGGAGGCGTACATGGAGGAGCTCTTGTTCTCCGACGAGCTCGACGCGGAGTGCTCCCCGTCGTGGTTCTGCGTTCTCTGTAGGAGGTCGGTTTGCCGGAGCTGTTGCACGGATCACGGAGAGTTCCACGCTGATCCTGAGGTGCACGCGCACGCAGATGCAGAGGCGCTGCTGCTTCAGGTACGAAAAGAAACCAAGAAACCTCGAAATTCTTGTGGCTTAGTTAATCAACTGTTCTCGCTGTTTTAGACGTTTGTTGTAGGAGGGTCACCCGCGCTCTCGTATCGTGACGTGAGAGAtcatagggccagttcttttggtcaattctcccagaattgaccccttccccagcttcttccagaattgccatttaatatttttttacaattcctagttagttaaggtctaattagctaggaattgtaaaaaaatattaagtggcaattctggaagaagctgggagggggtcaattctgggagaattgcccaaaagaactgACTCATACTCTGGGTTACAACTGGTGTGGCATCCAGAGGGTGCCCGTCGACGGCGAGAGGGACAAGTTCGTTGTCCTCAGGAGGCAGCCTAACTTCAACCGAAGATTCAAGGCTCACTGTCGCGTCTGCGCTGACAAGATAGTGGCGGGGAAGGATAATGAGTACTGCAGCCCCTTTTGCAAGGTAATTTCTTGGTTCTTGTTGCCGCTGTTCTTTCTTCCTCGTGTTCTTTCTTTCCCCTGTTCTTGGTGATTTGAAGTTCACTTTTTGTGTTACCCAGCTTGATTCGGTTCACCATGGCGGAGGCAGAGCTGTGGTTCGCGCGATGGTCGACGCAGACTACCACACGCTAGCGCAGAGAGACAGGCTGTGCACCATCTGTGCACTGCCATATTCGTCCGACCACTGTCCGGACCACCGTCTCCATCACGGTGGCGGCGACAATGCCATTCTTCATCTGACCCACCTCGACGGGCGTATCCTCATCCCCGAGGATCAGCTGCCGGGGTTTCTGACGCAGGGAGTTATGGTAGGCTGAATGTTGTTTGCTATTTAGTCCATCGATTCAATCTTCTGAAAGAATTCTCAAATTGTCTGACTCTGACGCTAACTGAACTTCGTGCAGCGTGTGAATGTACAGGGGGAGCTGTTCGTGCCCGTCCGACCCCGGGGAGTACTTCTTCCAGGCCCTGCACCACCACAGGAGTGTGCCCGGCAGGGCTGCTTCCAGCCCGTAGATGCCCAGGGCCAGTCCTGCAGCCTGGTGTGTCGTCAGGTGAGTTCGTAAGTGAGAACGATGATTGCTTCTTCCAATTAACTGAATCACTGACCAATTTGATTGGGTTTGCAGCACGCAGACTGATCTTCGGGGCAGGGGAGCAGCGACGAAAAAAGCAGGAGCAACCATTTGGATTCGGAGCTTCGGAGGCAGAGTTTTGGATGCGAACTTAGCTAGTAGAATTCGGCATTCTGAATTCAGAGGCACAGCACGCATTTTGTTTCGTTAGAAAAATCGATTTAGATGCGAGCTTAGTTAACTGAACATTTTGGATGCGAGCTTAGTAAGATGTTCCTTTAGTACATTGTCTGAATTCAGAGTTTTGGATGCGAGCTTAGTTAACTGAACATTTTGAAACAATTCAGTTGCTGTGATGTTCACTGTCGACATTTATATTCAGAAGTAAGGTGTTCCTTTTAGTACATTGTCTGTTTGCTGAGATTGGTTGGTGGGTTACCGCAGaacgaggggagaggagaggggaggggaggagggcggcggccggATAGGCCGCCGAGTGACGGCTCCGCGGTGGTGGGCTCGGCGTGCGGCTCTGCTCTGCGGCGGCCGTGGAGGGCGCGGGCTGCTCTGGGCCTCGCGGGAGGTGGAGCGGCGGCCCTGGGGGTGAGGTCGCCGGCGGGCCTCGTGGTGGCTTGCGTGGGGGGCTCGGATCCAGAGCCTGGGTGGATCTGGCCCTCCCTTCAGGCGTGGTGCTTCGCCGCGGGGAGGTGCCCCGGCGGCCAGCGGCGGAGTTGTGTTTGTGCAGCAGCATGCTCACTCCCCTTGGAGCTTGGCGGCGACCATGATGGTGGAGCACTGGCTAATCCCAAAATCCAATTGAATGCATGCTGTTTGATGTAATTCTCCCAGAACTTCATCTCGAAGGCAAGGAGTGATTAGCCACCCCCAGGTGGGTTTCCATGTCCTGAACTGATATGCTGTTGTATCCTGATTTTCAATGTCTATGTTGCTGACCTCCTTGATGATTCACGGCCTTTGAGCCATTTTTAACAGCTATGTCTAACCATTTCTGTCTGAGATACTGTCATGTGAGTTAAAATACTCCACAAATTGCTCACATGTGCTTTTGCTACTTCGGATTGTTTTCTGGGAACCAAAGATGGCAAAATCTCAAAATATCCTGTGTTTTCCTATGTTGGAGTACTTGAAGTATCCGTCTTTCGAAAGTATGACCAGTTCAATTTTCTGTGCACAGTATTTTTTCCTCTTGCCAATGCAGTGAAAAGGAAAGGTTCAGTTATGGGTTTGCAGGTTGTGCTGTGAACAGGGCATCAATGGACGACTCTGAGACAAGGGTTGATGATGTTCATGAATTGGGGTTCAAAAGAACATTATCAATTGTTCAGGTTTTTCATATGTGAGCAGCTCCTTGATCGATTATTTCTATTAGATGATAATGATGTCATTTCAGTTGCGTTAGATGATAATGATCTCATGTTTATGTCATTTCAGTTGCGTCAGATGATAATGATGTTTGCTGCATCGCACCCTTTCAGCAATAGCCGTTTCGAGGGATCACAAACCTTACCAAACAGAGAGACAGAGAATTATAGAAGCTGCAGGCTTTGTGAGGTGGGCTGGTAATTTTATGAGGCCTCTGAAACCCTATACTTCAGTATGTGCTCATTACTAATATTATTTCTGTTTTTACTGTGTTTTCTTTTTTGCAGGGACGTGGTGTGTTGCTGGTGTTCGTGCTGTTTCTCGAGCATCTGGTGATAAACTTACAAAGCAGTATGTTATCGGTGATCGAGAGATCAAGGCTTGACTTTTGTTTTCTTCCTTAGTTCTCAACTACAACCTTGACTTGTAGGTTTTTGATTAGATATTCTAGGCGGTCATTACGTCATCATAACTCAACGGTAGCCTCTTTATAGAGATTTCTGATTTACCGATGCACATGGTAGGAGCTAGGGTTCTACCGGGTCTAGGacggaggttgtaggggaaggagtgTACTGGACGAGGTTGGGCTCGCGGTCGCCGGCGGCAGGGCGCTGTCGTGCGCGAGGGAGGAGGCGCGGCGCAAGaggcaggaggcggctagggttagggtccggctcctctgggagccgggcaatagattattcttattgcttaattccaaaagaGTCTTACAGCTTGTTTATATAACCATGATGCTAAGGAaaataagataacttgtgggctaagcccctaactaaACATGCCCAGTGGGCCTCCTCCGGGTATAAGTTACCCGGTCATagcatctctccccgcctgcgcaaacagttcgtcctcgagctgaaagtcgGGCTGGCGGAACTCGTCGCGCTGCTCCCAAGTGGCCTCCTCCGGAAGGCCATCCCACTGAATCAACAAGTACCACACCCCGCGACGTAGTTGGGCCTGCAACACCTTTGCTGGTCCCGGAAGGAGGTGCCCGTCGGAGGTCGGAGGAAGCGGGGGTGTGGCCGCCGGTGGCTCCCCACGGAAGGGCTTCAGCAGCCCcacatggaagacgtcgtggatgcgAGCACCGGCTGGAAGCTGAAGGCGATAGGCCACCTTCGGAATGCGCTCCAAGACGGCAAATGGCCCGGCGTAGCGAGGACCCAACTTGCGCTTAGCGCGTGGGTCCAGGGACTGTGTAGAGCGGTGAAGAAGGCGCAGCCACACCCAATCGCCCACCGTGTACTCCGCCTCGCGATGGTGGccgtcgtagtagtgcttggccagCTGCTGGGCCTGAAGGAGGCGTTGCCGGACCTCCGCAAGCATCTCGTCACGGTTGCGAAGAAGATCGCCCGCTGCCTCCGTCCGAGCCATCGCCGGGTACGGTCGGCCGTAGACCACCTCGAATGGCGTAGCGCGCAGGGCAGAGTGAtaggaggtgttgtagcagtactccgccccaCGCGAGCCAATCCACCCAAGCGCGAGGACGATCACCTGTgacacaacgcaaatacatggcaatcaccttgttgACCACCTCGGATTGGCCGTCCGTCTGAGGGTGGAAGGCCGTGCTCAGGCGGAGCTTCACGCCCGCCATCCGGAAGAGATCGCGCCAGACATGCCCCGTGAACACCGGGTCCCGATCGCTGACGATCGAAGAGGGAAACCCGTGGAGGCGGACGATGCCGTCAAAGAAGGCATGGGCCACGGACGCTGCTGTGTAGGGATGGCCGAGCGCGATGAAGTGagcatacttggagaagcggtcgaccaccgtgaggatgacggacttgccgcccaccttgggaaggccctcgatgaagtccatggaaaTATCAGCCCAGACCTGAGAGGGCACCTCCAAGGGCTGCAGTAGGCCAGTCGGCCGCAGTGTCtccgtcttgttgcgctggcaCGTCTCACAAGACCGCACCCAGTCCCGGACCAGGGCCCGATCACCGGGGATGTAGAAGTCGGCGCGGAGACGATGGAGGGTTTTCTGCACACCCTCGTGGCCGTCCGAGTGTGCCAGCAGCAGAACCTGGTGACGGAGGTCATCGTGGTCCGGCACGAAGATATGGCGCCCATGCAGGAGCAAGCCATCTGCTAGGCGCCACAGCTCCTCCAGGTCGCCGGCAGCAAGTCGCTGCCGAAGGAGCTGAGTGTCCGGCGCGGCCGCGGTGGCCCGACGGATGTCGGCGAAGAGGGCGAAAGATGGCCCCGAGAGGATGCAAAGCGCCGCCCCCTCGGAGTCGCCGACGGCTGCGTCGTGGTCGGCATCGCGGCGAGACAGAGCGTCGGCCACAGTGTTGAGGCGGCCCGAACGATACTCGACGGTGAAGTCGAAGCCAaagagcttgctgatccactgATGCTGCGGCACGGTAGACAGCCTCTGGTCCAGCAAGAACTTGAGGTTGTAGTGATCCGTGCGAATCCGGAATGACCGGCCCCAAAGATAAGGCCGCCAATGGTGCACCGCCTGCACCAAGCCAATGAGCTCCCTCTCATAAGCCGCGAGCTTAAGATGGCGCGCAGCGAAGGGCCTGCTGAAAAAGGCGAGAGGTCCATCGCCCTGATGAAGGACGGCGCCGAACCCCACACCGGAGGCGCCGCAGTCCACGACGAATGGCCGGTCGAAGTCAGGCATCTGAAGAACGGGAcccgtcgtgagggcccccttAAGGGCCTCGAACGCCGCTGTCGCCTCCTCATCCCAGGCAAAGGCGTCGCGACGCAGCAGGCGCTGAGCGGGGACGCGATGAGGTTGAACTCCCGGATAAATTTCCAGTAGTAGCCGGCAAGACCCAGAAAGCCGCGAAGAGCCCGCGGTGAGTGCGGTGTCGTCCAGGCCGCGACGgccgccaccttgtcggcgtccatagTCACCCCCTCGGCCGAGATGACGTGGCCGAGGTAGGCGACTGAAGgcgtcccgaacgagcacttcgagcgcttaagatgAAGATGATGTGCTCGAAGCTCGTGGAAGATGACGGCGACGTGCTGAAGGTGCTCTGCCCACAAGGCGCTGTagataagaatatcatcaaagaaaacgagcacaaaccgACGCAAGTAGGGGCGGAGGACGTCGTTCATCAAAGCCTGGAAGGTTGCCGGAGCGTTGGAGAGGCCAAAAGGCATCACCAAGAACTCAAAGTGGCCGTGATGAGTCCGAAACGCCGTCTTGGCGACATCATCCGGGTGCATCCGCAACTGGTGGTAGCCCGACCGGaggtcgagcttggtgaagaagcacGCCCCATGGAGCTCGTCGACCACCGGAATAGGAAACTTGTCCTTGAGCGTCATGCGTTAagggcgcggtagtcgatgcagaagcgccaCGTGTCGTCCGACTTGCGAACGAGGAGGACCGGCGCCGAAAACGGCGACGTGGAGATCCGGATGATGCCCAAGGCGAGCATGAGCGCGCACTGCCCGCTCCAGCTCGTCCTTCTGCAGCTGGGGATAGCGGTAGGGGCGCACTGCAATCGGTGCCGTGCCCGGCAGGAGATGAATGCGGTGATCATACACCCGGGCTGGCGGAAGTCCCTGAGGCTCCTCGAAGAGGTCGCCGTGCTGCCGCAGTCGGTGATCCAACAGTGGGTGCTCGGGCTCGGTGGTGGTCGCGGCCAGCTGAAGCTGCGGCGTCGTTGGGTAGGCGCCcccaacgccctcccaccggatGCGACGACCGAGACGCCAGAAGGTCATCGTCAGGGCATCGAAGTCCCATAGGATGGGACCGAGAGTCCGCAAGAAGTCGACaccgaggatgaagtcgaagcagcccaagtcgatGCCGGCGCACCTGATGGTGAAGTGCTCGCCGTCGATGGTGATGGGCACGTTTAGCGCCAGCCCATGGCACCGGAGGCGGTCGCCGTTAGCCACCGTGACTTGAAGTTGCTCCCCGCCCGTTGGCTGAAGCGCTAAGCGGCGCATGGTTGCCTCGGGCAAGAAGTTATGTGTGGAGCCCGTATCCAGGAGGGCCACCAGGAGCTCGCCGTGAATCATCACCGGCAAAAGCATCGTCCGCTCGTCGCGGATGCCGGCAAGCGCATGGAGCGAGACCACCAGTGCCGTTGCCCGGGCGAGCGCGGGAGCGGTCTCCGCAGCAGCTGGTGGCGGCAACTCGCCGAGTCCGTCGGCGGGTGTGTCCTCCTCGACGTAGTCGACTgtctccaagtagaagaggcgCGGGCAGACGTGGCCCGGCACGTAGGGCTCATCGCAGTTATAGCAAAGCCCCCGGCGACGTCGCTCGAGCTGCTCAGCCTGAGTGAGCCGACAGAAGGGCCGCGTCGCGGCTGGAGCGGCCGCTAGGGTGGCCGGGGGCATCCGGCCCGGCACGGGGGCTGTTGGGGGTGGCCTGGCGGCGGGACGGCCACCTCGGGCCGGTGCCGCCTGTTGTAGAGCCTGCGCTCAACACTCGAAGGCGTGGGCGTAGTACATGGCCTTCTGGAGgtcctggggtccccgaagctccatgtccacgcggatgtgatccggaagACCGCCGACGAAGAGCTCGGCGCGCTGCTGCACCGTCACACCTGGCGtgtggcatgccagggcctggaaacggtcggcgaagtcctgcaccgtggaggtgaaagGGAGGCGGCCAAGCTCCGCCAGTCGGC
Above is a window of Triticum aestivum cultivar Chinese Spring chromosome 6B, IWGSC CS RefSeq v2.1, whole genome shotgun sequence DNA encoding:
- the LOC123136252 gene encoding uncharacterized protein isoform X1, translated to MAKSQNILCFPMLEYLKYPSFESCAVNRASMDDSETRVDDVHELGFKRTLSIVQLRQMIMMFAASHPFSNSRFEGSQTLPNRETENYRSCRLCEGRGVLLVFVLFLEHLVINLQSRSCCHGQANRGS
- the LOC123136252 gene encoding uncharacterized protein isoform X2 is translated as MAKSQNILCFPMLEYLKYPSFESCAVNRASMDDSETRVDDVHELGFKRTLSIVQLRQMIMMFAASHPFSNSRFEGSQTLPNRETENYRSCRLCEVGWDVVCCWCSCCFSSIW